A genome region from Nocardia sp. NBC_01730 includes the following:
- a CDS encoding NAD(P)H-binding protein, with translation MRVVIAGGHGKIALLLARSLTTAGDEVVALIRNPDHAADVRAAGADPVPLDLENAGTDDLVAVVKGSDSVVFAAGAGPGSGVDRKYTVDLGGSVRLAEAAGRAGARRFVQISTVGAGQPPAPGTDEVWAAYIDAKTQAENDLRDRDLDWTILRPGRLVDTAGTGMVTLARPIVGRGDVPRPDVAAVLTALLPAAHTFGTTLELVSGTTPISQAIAQLTQ, from the coding sequence ATGCGCGTCGTCATCGCAGGCGGACACGGGAAGATCGCTCTGCTGCTCGCCAGATCGCTCACTACTGCCGGCGACGAGGTGGTCGCGCTCATCCGCAATCCGGACCACGCCGCCGACGTCCGGGCCGCAGGCGCCGATCCGGTCCCGCTCGACCTGGAGAACGCGGGCACCGACGATCTGGTCGCCGTCGTAAAGGGTTCGGACTCCGTAGTCTTCGCGGCCGGAGCGGGACCGGGCAGCGGTGTAGACCGCAAATACACCGTCGACTTGGGCGGCTCCGTCCGACTGGCCGAGGCCGCCGGACGGGCCGGCGCGCGCCGCTTCGTACAGATCTCCACGGTAGGCGCCGGTCAGCCACCCGCGCCCGGCACCGACGAGGTGTGGGCCGCCTACATCGATGCGAAGACCCAGGCCGAGAACGATCTGCGGGACCGGGATCTGGACTGGACGATCCTCCGGCCGGGCCGCCTCGTAGACACCGCGGGCACCGGAATGGTGACACTCGCCCGGCCCATCGTCGGTCGCGGCGATGTCCCGCGCCCCGATGTGGCCGCCGTGCTCACCGCACTACTACCCGCCGCACACACCTTCGGCACGACACTCGAACTCGTGTCGGGAACCACTCCGATCAGCCAGGCGATTGCGCAACTGACACAGTGA
- a CDS encoding lipase family protein → MRCLRAIAVTLLVVCPAMAGQAVAEPLPAPPALPDVSGMFPPPGGLLPGLQQFIDRIIPPPPIAPAPEPNSPTQQAATLSPSLAALRRATLPAPIGDPIFDAWPANLGELTEGQVIDYRDVSATTAPLMLMPIQRALLLKYRTADAHGAPSYATATLVVPAAAWPGPGPRPVVVNNLPIDALGRTCTPGYTLAHGANPDTSFTDFVPPTTHVAALRGYAVLIPDHEGPSMAYAEPVVAGHAVLDAIRAVRGLLPGEFGASRFGMAGYSGGAIATHGAVKLISSYAPELADVIVGAALGGVPADYEILARSMNGNLASAVFLGAVFGIGRERPEILARMNNLAQWAATSRLKDLCGGSFGVVGVLMLPIDIAANIPDPLHSDLAADIYRVTRMADMKSATPLYVYNGEQEFWIPAEGARNLYREQCRLGVPAVYRSVLGEHVIAAALGYPEAMIWLDDRLRGVPAPSEC, encoded by the coding sequence ATGAGATGCTTACGTGCCATCGCGGTCACGTTGCTCGTCGTCTGTCCGGCCATGGCCGGACAGGCCGTCGCCGAGCCGTTGCCCGCGCCGCCGGCGCTGCCCGACGTGTCGGGCATGTTCCCGCCGCCGGGCGGATTGTTACCCGGGTTGCAGCAATTCATCGACCGGATAATTCCCCCGCCGCCGATCGCACCTGCGCCGGAACCGAATTCGCCGACTCAGCAGGCGGCCACGTTGTCGCCGTCGCTGGCGGCGCTTCGCCGGGCCACCCTGCCCGCGCCGATCGGCGATCCGATATTCGACGCCTGGCCCGCGAATCTCGGCGAGCTGACCGAGGGGCAGGTCATCGACTACCGCGACGTCAGCGCAACGACCGCTCCGCTGATGCTGATGCCGATCCAGCGGGCTCTGCTGCTGAAGTACCGGACCGCGGACGCGCACGGCGCGCCCTCCTACGCCACGGCCACGCTGGTCGTTCCCGCCGCGGCCTGGCCGGGGCCCGGCCCCCGGCCGGTGGTGGTGAACAACCTGCCGATCGACGCGCTCGGCCGCACCTGCACCCCGGGATACACCCTCGCGCACGGGGCCAATCCGGACACCAGTTTCACCGACTTCGTGCCGCCGACCACCCATGTGGCAGCGCTGCGCGGGTATGCCGTGCTGATCCCGGACCACGAGGGCCCCTCGATGGCCTATGCCGAGCCGGTCGTGGCCGGTCACGCGGTGCTGGACGCGATCAGAGCCGTCCGCGGACTGCTGCCGGGCGAGTTCGGCGCAAGTCGGTTCGGCATGGCGGGGTACTCCGGCGGTGCCATCGCCACGCACGGTGCGGTGAAGCTGATCTCCAGTTATGCACCGGAATTGGCGGACGTGATCGTCGGCGCCGCGCTGGGCGGCGTGCCCGCCGACTACGAGATCCTGGCTCGCAGCATGAACGGCAATCTCGCCTCGGCGGTGTTCCTGGGTGCGGTATTCGGGATCGGCCGGGAACGGCCGGAAATCTTGGCCAGGATGAACAATCTCGCCCAGTGGGCGGCCACGTCTCGGCTGAAGGACCTCTGTGGCGGCAGCTTCGGGGTGGTCGGCGTGCTGATGTTGCCGATCGATATTGCCGCTAACATTCCCGATCCGCTGCATTCGGATCTGGCCGCGGACATCTACCGCGTGACCAGGATGGCCGACATGAAATCGGCGACCCCGCTGTACGTCTACAACGGGGAGCAGGAGTTCTGGATCCCCGCCGAGGGCGCGCGCAACCTCTATCGCGAACAGTGCCGTCTGGGTGTGCCTGCGGTGTACCGGAGTGTGCTCGGCGAGCATGTCATCGCGGCGGCACTCGGCTATCCGGAGGCTATGATCTGGCTGGACGATCGGCTGCGAGGAGTGCCTGCCCCGAGCGAGTGCTGA
- a CDS encoding lipase family protein — MGRGVRRRRLARAFGAMAAGLVLVAGMAGAAVGAPLYPAPDPDPFYATPADIADKKPGDVIATRVMPALMIFPDTTVTVVRFRSTSSEGKPIAATTTVLTPKVHRKDGPLLSFQHIINGLGAECSVSRVLYTGDPNLIVREAPGWNVLLARGWSVVLPDHLGPNFAYGAAKLGGQITLDSLRAVKQVAELEVRQSPVAMVGYSGGGMATAWAAALQPKYAPELNIAGAAMGGVPMNLVKMLETLGLNSHPVFGLALAAGLGLEREYPDRFPLSEQLNERGLAARTQIANSCTNDILAAGAGRGALDFAKTTSMINDDTARAVVEENSLELYDGVPKTPVYEWHSPIDGLIPIDSVVNTDKRWCAAGATVQTEQIPVPDHLTAAVIGIPAALNWLDARFRGEPAPSNC; from the coding sequence ATGGGTAGGGGAGTGCGGCGACGGCGCCTCGCGCGAGCGTTCGGTGCGATGGCCGCGGGCCTCGTGCTGGTTGCCGGTATGGCCGGGGCGGCCGTCGGCGCGCCGCTGTATCCGGCGCCGGATCCGGACCCCTTCTACGCGACACCTGCGGACATCGCGGACAAGAAGCCGGGGGATGTGATCGCGACCCGCGTGATGCCCGCACTGATGATTTTCCCGGACACCACTGTCACCGTGGTGCGGTTCCGGTCGACCAGTTCCGAGGGCAAGCCGATCGCCGCGACCACCACGGTGCTCACCCCGAAGGTGCACCGCAAGGATGGGCCGCTGCTGTCGTTCCAGCACATCATCAACGGTCTCGGAGCGGAGTGCTCGGTCTCCCGCGTGCTCTACACCGGCGACCCGAACCTGATCGTGCGCGAGGCCCCGGGCTGGAACGTGCTGCTGGCCCGCGGCTGGAGCGTCGTGCTGCCCGACCACCTCGGTCCCAACTTCGCCTACGGCGCGGCCAAACTCGGCGGGCAGATCACGCTGGACAGCCTCCGCGCGGTGAAGCAGGTGGCGGAGCTGGAGGTGCGGCAGAGCCCGGTGGCGATGGTCGGTTACTCCGGTGGCGGCATGGCCACCGCGTGGGCGGCCGCCTTGCAGCCGAAATACGCTCCGGAGCTGAACATCGCGGGCGCGGCCATGGGCGGCGTGCCGATGAACCTGGTGAAGATGCTCGAGACGCTCGGGCTGAACTCGCACCCGGTGTTCGGGCTCGCGCTGGCCGCTGGCCTCGGTTTGGAGCGCGAGTATCCGGACCGATTCCCGCTGAGCGAACAGCTGAACGAGCGAGGCCTCGCCGCCCGCACGCAGATCGCCAACAGCTGCACCAACGACATCTTGGCCGCGGGTGCGGGCCGGGGCGCGCTGGACTTCGCGAAAACGACCTCGATGATCAACGACGACACCGCCCGCGCCGTGGTCGAGGAGAACAGCCTCGAGCTCTACGACGGCGTGCCCAAGACGCCGGTGTACGAATGGCATTCGCCGATCGACGGGCTCATCCCGATCGACTCGGTGGTCAACACCGACAAGCGCTGGTGCGCCGCCGGCGCCACGGTACAGACCGAGCAGATTCCGGTACCCGACCACCTGACGGCGGCGGTGATCGGCATCCCGGCGGCGCTGAACTGGCTGGATGCCCGTTTCCGTGGGGAGCCCGCTCCGAGTAACTGCTGA
- a CDS encoding acyl-CoA carboxylase subunit beta produces the protein MSGTREKLDELRGILELADEPAGETGIAKRKSKGIPSARERVRALLDPGSFVEIGALVRQPGTSDAMYGDGVVTGRGRIDGRPVVVIAHDQTVFGGSVGEMFGRKVAKALDFATDNACPVVAINDSGGARIQDAVTSLAWYALMSRRQERLSGFVPQVSIMLGKCAAGSVYAPVNTDILIATEKSYMFVTGPEVIKEVTGAEVTMEELGGAQVQAANGTIHHVAASEQDAFDWARTYLSYLPSSCLEQGPIVNPGIEPEITSHDLELDSIIPDSDREGYDMHEILLRLFDDGEFHEISAATAQNLITGFARVDGRSVGVIANQPLALGGAIDAKCSDKATHFIRLCNVYGLPLIFVVDTPGVLPGVEEERSGVIKRGGRFFRAVIEATVPIVTVVVRKAYGGGYAVMGCKQLGADISLAWPTARIAVMGAESAVSIVGKRQLAQVPAEQRAAARDFLIDQYNTTIATPWIAAERGYIDAVIEPSRTRLEIRHALRLLREKEASVEPNPRKHSLFPV, from the coding sequence ATGAGCGGTACGCGAGAGAAGCTGGACGAGCTGCGAGGGATCCTCGAGCTGGCCGACGAACCCGCCGGCGAAACCGGAATCGCGAAACGCAAGAGCAAGGGCATTCCGAGCGCGCGGGAACGGGTGCGTGCACTCCTCGACCCAGGCAGCTTCGTGGAGATCGGCGCACTGGTGCGCCAGCCGGGTACATCCGATGCCATGTACGGCGACGGCGTGGTGACCGGCCGAGGCCGCATCGACGGTAGGCCCGTCGTGGTGATCGCGCACGACCAGACCGTGTTCGGCGGCTCCGTCGGGGAGATGTTCGGTCGCAAGGTCGCCAAGGCGCTGGACTTCGCCACCGACAACGCTTGCCCAGTGGTCGCGATCAACGACTCGGGCGGCGCCCGCATCCAGGACGCGGTCACATCGCTGGCCTGGTACGCGCTCATGAGCCGCCGCCAGGAACGGCTGTCCGGCTTCGTGCCGCAGGTGTCGATCATGCTCGGCAAATGCGCGGCAGGGTCGGTCTACGCCCCGGTCAACACCGACATCTTGATCGCGACCGAGAAGTCGTACATGTTCGTCACCGGGCCGGAAGTGATCAAAGAAGTCACCGGTGCGGAGGTGACCATGGAGGAGCTCGGCGGAGCGCAGGTCCAGGCGGCCAACGGCACCATTCACCACGTCGCCGCCAGCGAGCAGGACGCGTTCGATTGGGCCAGAACCTATTTGAGCTACCTGCCGTCGAGCTGCCTGGAGCAGGGACCGATCGTCAATCCGGGCATCGAGCCGGAGATCACCTCGCACGATCTGGAGCTGGACTCGATCATCCCGGACTCGGACCGGGAGGGCTACGACATGCACGAGATCCTGCTGCGCCTCTTCGACGACGGCGAGTTCCACGAGATCAGCGCCGCCACCGCGCAGAATCTGATCACCGGTTTCGCCAGGGTGGATGGACGCAGCGTCGGCGTGATCGCGAATCAGCCGCTGGCCCTCGGCGGCGCCATCGACGCCAAGTGCTCGGACAAGGCGACGCATTTCATCCGGCTGTGCAACGTCTACGGGCTGCCGTTGATCTTCGTCGTGGACACCCCCGGCGTGCTGCCCGGCGTCGAGGAGGAGCGTAGCGGCGTGATCAAACGCGGCGGACGGTTCTTCCGAGCGGTGATCGAGGCGACCGTCCCGATCGTCACCGTCGTGGTGCGCAAGGCCTATGGCGGCGGCTACGCGGTGATGGGCTGCAAGCAGCTGGGCGCCGATATCAGCCTGGCCTGGCCCACCGCACGGATCGCGGTGATGGGCGCGGAGAGCGCCGTGAGTATCGTCGGCAAGCGCCAGCTCGCCCAGGTGCCCGCCGAGCAGCGGGCGGCCGCGCGGGACTTCTTGATCGATCAGTACAACACGACCATCGCCACGCCGTGGATCGCGGCCGAGCGCGGTTACATCGACGCGGTGATCGAGCCCTCCCGGACCAGACTGGAGATCCGCCACGCGCTGCGGCTGCTGCGCGAGAAGGAGGCGAGCGTGGAACCGAATCCGCGCAAGCACAGCCTCTTCCCGGTCTGA
- a CDS encoding helix-turn-helix domain-containing protein, protein MRASVVRHHNESVALGTTPAGEGGPTVLRMILGGRMRRLREACGISLENAGEAIRGSHSKISRLELGRTGFRERDLVDLLDLYGIIDEDERAEFKQLAKQANTSGWWHRDTDWLPKWFDTYLGLEQAAQLIRCYEPRVVPELLQTPDYARALMVLAHPNEDEESIERRVALRMRRQEILTRPDPPQLWLIVEEAALRRGIGGSQVWLAQLDHVLRATDKSNITVQVLADHVGGPALADGAFTMLRFAESDLPDIVYLQQLTGALYLDKGADLAAYRAVANLLSVHAAPPEYTSQLIAALRERHPPTLDQPSDI, encoded by the coding sequence ATGCGTGCTTCGGTAGTGCGGCATCACAACGAATCCGTCGCTCTCGGAACAACTCCGGCCGGCGAGGGCGGCCCGACCGTCCTGCGGATGATTCTCGGCGGGCGAATGCGGCGACTGCGGGAGGCGTGCGGTATCTCGCTCGAGAACGCGGGCGAGGCGATCCGGGGTTCGCATTCCAAGATCAGCAGGCTCGAACTGGGCCGCACCGGATTCCGGGAACGCGACCTGGTCGATTTGCTCGATCTGTACGGGATCATCGACGAAGACGAGCGCGCCGAGTTCAAGCAGCTGGCCAAGCAGGCCAATACTTCGGGCTGGTGGCATCGCGATACCGACTGGCTGCCGAAGTGGTTCGACACCTACCTGGGCTTGGAGCAGGCGGCGCAGTTGATCCGTTGCTATGAGCCGCGCGTGGTCCCCGAGCTTTTGCAGACTCCGGACTACGCCCGCGCGCTCATGGTTCTCGCCCACCCGAACGAGGACGAGGAATCGATCGAACGGCGGGTGGCGCTGCGGATGCGGCGCCAGGAGATCCTGACCCGACCGGATCCGCCGCAGTTGTGGCTGATCGTCGAGGAGGCGGCGCTGCGCCGCGGGATCGGCGGATCGCAGGTGTGGCTCGCGCAGTTGGACCACGTGCTGCGCGCCACGGACAAATCGAACATCACCGTGCAGGTGCTGGCCGACCATGTCGGCGGGCCGGCACTCGCCGACGGCGCGTTCACCATGCTGCGCTTCGCCGAGTCGGATCTGCCGGACATCGTCTATCTTCAGCAGCTCACCGGTGCGCTCTATCTGGACAAGGGCGCCGATCTCGCCGCGTACCGTGCCGTCGCGAACCTGCTCTCGGTCCACGCCGCGCCGCCCGAATACACCAGCCAACTGATCGCGGCACTGCGGGAACGCCATCCACCGACTCTGGATCAGCCGTCCGACATCTGA
- a CDS encoding fused (3R)-hydroxyacyl-ACP dehydratase subunits HadA/HadB — protein sequence MNDITTTASEQAMALVGRHFRMTEQYEVGREKIREFARAVQDGHPAHRYEGAAAELGFDGLVAPLTFSSIVLMLVQRKMFESLLTGYDLGQVLQTEQSIRVHRPIIAGDQLQCDSYIESFRQFGDKDFMVTKTVLSNQHKEVLQTAHTTAVAQTGVEIAADLRAAVEGVIMTGQSAGDRSDAAAARARDQHAGLVERFDQVAQQDSDEQRRPPRTVVAFEELSVGMELAPRTMVLSRGDLVNYAGVSGDSNPIHFSDLVASRAGLPDVVSHGLLTMGLGAGYLTEWLGDPTTVTNYGVRFAGFAPVPATKASAIEFRGRVKELDLVRRAATIALSATCDGRKLFGRATAEVLLR from the coding sequence ATGAACGACATTACGACCACCGCGTCCGAACAGGCCATGGCGCTGGTGGGGCGGCATTTCCGCATGACCGAGCAGTACGAGGTAGGACGAGAGAAGATCCGGGAGTTCGCGCGGGCCGTGCAGGACGGCCATCCGGCGCACCGGTACGAGGGGGCCGCCGCGGAGCTTGGCTTCGACGGGCTGGTCGCGCCGCTGACCTTCTCCTCCATCGTTCTGATGCTGGTGCAGCGCAAGATGTTCGAGTCCTTGCTCACGGGCTACGACCTCGGGCAGGTATTGCAGACCGAACAGTCCATCCGGGTGCATCGGCCGATAATCGCGGGCGACCAGCTGCAGTGCGACTCCTATATCGAGTCGTTTCGGCAGTTCGGTGACAAGGACTTCATGGTCACCAAGACCGTGCTCAGCAACCAGCACAAAGAGGTGCTGCAGACCGCCCACACCACCGCGGTGGCGCAGACCGGGGTGGAAATCGCCGCCGACCTGCGCGCTGCGGTCGAGGGCGTGATCATGACGGGACAGTCGGCCGGCGACCGGTCCGATGCGGCGGCCGCGCGGGCGAGGGACCAGCACGCGGGCCTGGTCGAGCGATTCGACCAGGTGGCACAACAGGATTCGGACGAGCAGCGCAGGCCACCGCGCACCGTTGTCGCCTTCGAGGAGCTGTCGGTCGGTATGGAGCTCGCCCCGCGGACGATGGTCCTCTCCCGGGGCGATCTGGTGAATTACGCGGGGGTTTCCGGCGATTCGAATCCGATCCACTTCAGCGACCTCGTAGCGAGCAGGGCGGGCCTGCCCGATGTGGTGTCGCACGGGCTGCTGACGATGGGACTGGGTGCGGGGTATCTCACCGAGTGGCTGGGGGATCCGACCACCGTGACGAATTACGGAGTTCGGTTCGCCGGGTTCGCGCCAGTGCCTGCCACCAAGGCCAGCGCGATCGAATTCCGCGGCCGCGTCAAGGAATTGGACCTGGTCCGCCGCGCCGCCACCATCGCACTGTCTGCGACGTGCGACGGGCGCAAGCTGTTCGGCCGCGCGACGGCGGAGGTGCTGCTGCGCTGA
- a CDS encoding DUF397 domain-containing protein: protein MSDTSMDKIIGAWRKSSFSNPSGNCVEVAEAANGQVAVRNSRDPEGGVLLYTRPEIDAFVRGAKAGEFDYLTS, encoded by the coding sequence GTCGGATACATCCATGGACAAGATCATCGGAGCTTGGCGCAAGAGTTCCTTCAGCAATCCAAGCGGCAACTGCGTCGAGGTCGCCGAGGCGGCCAATGGTCAGGTGGCAGTGCGGAATTCGCGTGATCCGGAGGGCGGCGTGCTCCTCTATACGCGTCCGGAGATCGATGCGTTCGTCCGCGGCGCCAAGGCCGGAGAGTTCGACTATTTGACTAGCTGA
- a CDS encoding putative quinol monooxygenase → MFSRIVSMKIRPGSRAEFLAAISRSADASVRTEPGCLRFDICADRVDPHRFFLYQLYTDDEAAEAHRFTEHFLAWRAAADQFVEPGTQIDYSTDVLFGRD, encoded by the coding sequence GTGTTCAGTCGTATCGTCTCGATGAAGATCCGCCCCGGCTCCCGCGCGGAGTTCCTCGCGGCCATATCCCGGAGCGCGGACGCCTCGGTCCGGACCGAGCCCGGATGCCTGCGCTTCGACATCTGCGCAGATCGGGTCGATCCGCACCGATTCTTCCTCTATCAGCTCTACACCGACGACGAGGCGGCGGAAGCACATCGTTTCACCGAGCATTTCCTCGCCTGGCGGGCAGCGGCGGACCAGTTCGTCGAGCCGGGTACGCAGATCGACTACAGCACGGACGTACTATTCGGGCGCGATTGA
- a CDS encoding TetR/AcrR family transcriptional regulator: protein MSDDGVDLDGRRLRTRRSRQALSRAAFDLLTERGLGAVAVEDIAVRAGVTRRTFSRHFASIEEAILGDVDQDVHLFNEALCRRPIGEPPLTAYHNAVHDWLATEYGGARAALLARRWALFQRFEDEPELFAGYQRIRIDGQRESVRIIAARLGVDPLMDPRPAAAVGAGAGMLLAALQTWAAGPDPMGLPALVEEFFDTLVALTTEFRNEESPSCLPGR from the coding sequence ATGAGCGACGACGGTGTCGATCTCGATGGGCGTCGGCTGCGCACGCGGCGTAGCCGGCAGGCGTTGTCGCGCGCCGCCTTCGATCTGCTCACCGAGCGGGGGCTCGGGGCGGTCGCCGTCGAGGACATCGCGGTGCGGGCCGGCGTCACCCGACGCACCTTCAGTAGGCATTTCGCCTCCATCGAGGAGGCGATTCTCGGCGACGTCGACCAGGACGTACACCTGTTCAACGAAGCCCTGTGCCGACGCCCGATCGGCGAGCCGCCCCTGACCGCGTATCACAACGCCGTCCACGACTGGCTGGCCACCGAATACGGCGGAGCCCGCGCGGCTCTGCTGGCGCGGCGCTGGGCGCTGTTTCAGCGTTTCGAGGACGAACCCGAACTGTTCGCCGGTTATCAGCGCATCCGCATCGATGGGCAGCGCGAATCGGTACGGATCATCGCGGCGAGGCTGGGGGTGGATCCGCTGATGGATCCACGTCCGGCCGCCGCCGTAGGCGCCGGTGCGGGCATGCTGCTCGCCGCGTTGCAGACCTGGGCGGCGGGCCCGGACCCGATGGGCCTGCCTGCTCTCGTCGAAGAGTTCTTCGACACCCTTGTCGCTCTCACAACCGAATTCCGGAACGAGGAGTCACCGTCATGTCTACCGGGTCGGTGA
- a CDS encoding DUF2599 domain-containing protein gives MAQRYPHRDGVRFHAAALLSVALLPMTVTACGSEESASAPGSTTTTSPVTTTPTRSAPATPVSTPLGAVPTVDPYPGMPLIDHVTWTEAVDGPRLLVFPTSAGRQTTFPGSDERAWQEVIAQSSDADTPGMRDQFTCHWDWARLVQPNKPSWNLEPWRPVVGYSATVDARCNPGGPER, from the coding sequence GTGGCACAGCGGTACCCGCACCGGGACGGGGTCCGGTTCCATGCTGCCGCGCTGCTGTCCGTCGCACTGCTGCCGATGACCGTCACTGCCTGCGGCTCCGAGGAGTCCGCGTCCGCACCGGGCAGCACCACGACGACAAGCCCTGTCACGACCACGCCGACGCGGAGTGCACCGGCCACCCCGGTTTCCACGCCATTGGGCGCCGTACCCACCGTCGACCCCTACCCGGGTATGCCATTGATCGACCACGTGACCTGGACCGAAGCCGTCGACGGGCCGCGGCTGCTCGTGTTTCCCACCTCGGCGGGGCGGCAGACCACCTTTCCCGGCTCCGACGAACGCGCCTGGCAGGAGGTGATCGCCCAGTCTTCGGACGCGGACACACCCGGCATGCGGGATCAGTTCACCTGCCACTGGGACTGGGCGCGGCTGGTACAGCCGAACAAACCCAGCTGGAATCTGGAACCCTGGCGTCCAGTGGTCGGTTACTCGGCCACCGTCGACGCACGCTGTAATCCCGGCGGTCCCGAGCGCTGA
- a CDS encoding Rv1733c family protein encodes MSTGSVSMYRRTCRRVGLDRNPLRRKEDRLQAVVAMFLALVFLLVVPVLAVTVGGRVYHAETAAVQARTAQLHQVDATVIETGKAPLYAPIMPARVSWKDADSVTHTGDYQSTTVVEPGSTVSIWLNEGGTIVEPPSSTQAASKAVLLTSGAAFGVFVVLAGNYFLLRRGLDRRRLHKWESEWTAADLTWGGHG; translated from the coding sequence ATGTCTACCGGGTCGGTGAGTATGTACCGCCGGACGTGCCGACGCGTCGGGCTGGACCGTAATCCGCTGCGGCGGAAGGAAGACCGCCTGCAAGCCGTGGTCGCCATGTTTCTCGCGCTGGTGTTCTTGCTCGTCGTTCCAGTGCTTGCCGTGACGGTCGGCGGCCGGGTGTACCACGCGGAAACAGCCGCGGTGCAAGCTCGAACGGCGCAGCTGCACCAGGTCGACGCGACCGTGATCGAGACCGGCAAGGCGCCGTTGTACGCGCCGATCATGCCCGCGCGGGTGTCCTGGAAGGATGCCGACAGCGTGACGCACACGGGCGATTACCAGTCGACCACCGTTGTCGAGCCAGGTTCCACGGTCTCGATCTGGTTGAACGAAGGTGGCACCATCGTCGAGCCGCCGTCCTCGACCCAGGCGGCCAGCAAGGCGGTCCTGCTCACCTCGGGCGCGGCGTTCGGTGTCTTTGTGGTGCTCGCGGGCAACTATTTCCTGCTGCGTCGCGGCCTGGACCGGCGGCGCCTGCACAAGTGGGAATCGGAATGGACGGCCGCCGATCTCACCTGGGGCGGTCATGGCTGA
- a CDS encoding helix-turn-helix domain-containing protein: MIAEPDDDGHVQAVVTERGPTVLRIALGGQLRKLREKKGITREAAGDAIRGSHAKISRLELGRTGFKERDIRDLLTLYGVLDTEERESFLELARQANEPGWWHRYSDLLPQWFGTYLGLEQAANKIRTYEGHLVPGLLQTPEYARAVVALGYEDADTDRRVAVRQRRQEILFRSDPPIVWAVIDEAALHRPVGGAAVHCEQMQHLSKLAKLPNVTIQVLPYSAGAHAAAGSSFSILRFAEPELPDIVYLEHLTSALYLDRRQDLALYLSVMDRLSVQAERPEKSIAIIDRYAAGL, from the coding sequence ATGATCGCTGAACCCGATGATGATGGTCATGTGCAAGCTGTTGTCACGGAACGTGGTCCGACCGTGCTACGCATCGCACTGGGGGGTCAGTTGCGCAAGCTCCGGGAGAAGAAGGGCATCACCCGCGAGGCGGCGGGCGACGCGATCCGGGGCTCGCACGCCAAGATCAGTCGTCTCGAGTTGGGCCGCACCGGTTTCAAGGAACGTGACATCCGCGACCTGCTGACCCTCTACGGAGTACTCGACACCGAGGAGCGCGAGTCGTTTCTCGAACTGGCCAGGCAGGCGAACGAGCCGGGCTGGTGGCATCGCTACAGTGACCTGCTGCCGCAGTGGTTCGGCACCTACCTCGGTCTGGAACAGGCTGCGAACAAGATTCGCACCTACGAGGGGCATCTTGTTCCCGGCCTGCTGCAAACGCCCGAATACGCCAGGGCGGTCGTGGCGCTCGGGTACGAGGACGCCGACACGGATCGGCGGGTCGCGGTGCGGCAACGCAGGCAGGAGATCCTGTTCCGGTCGGATCCGCCGATTGTCTGGGCGGTGATCGATGAAGCCGCGTTGCATCGACCGGTCGGCGGTGCGGCGGTGCACTGTGAGCAGATGCAGCATCTGAGCAAGCTCGCCAAATTGCCGAACGTGACAATCCAGGTGCTGCCGTACTCCGCGGGCGCGCACGCTGCGGCGGGTAGTTCCTTCAGTATCTTGCGTTTTGCCGAGCCGGAACTGCCCGACATCGTTTATCTCGAGCACCTGACCAGCGCGCTGTACCTCGATCGCCGGCAGGACCTTGCGCTGTACCTGTCGGTCATGGACCGGCTCAGCGTCCAGGCCGAGCGTCCGGAGAAGTCGATCGCGATCATCGATAGGTATGCCGCCGGACTCTGA